A window of Candidatus Aegiribacteria sp. contains these coding sequences:
- a CDS encoding HDIG domain-containing protein, producing MKIRNILIGSLITAVFLGTFYLFFMPDHHIIDLELTIGQTIPNDIVAPFDFNLPYNDEEFDEIRDEMLESIPVHLKYDETVWQPLRDRLYPLMLLTTYDSSFARGMVGELSSIYEDGVFDLDNVREFYSGEQAVILGSSSTEDRQLFDLNEIEDVREILEIRMGRWDLPSGDLNEISSILLPNLIVNDSSRQVNAETVIAGISNIDTTITAGSILLKANEPVTSRTIEYLDYLKNTPMESLFFNHVSCLLLLVILLMGVAFFYVHDIMPDTWESTNRFLLLGVIWIISLATTGTLWLALKNSTGYPCYTLVTFGAAMTSIFFHRRHAIFFTLFFSLLLGLVHPHPYSVVLISAVSGILATLTVWDVRERRSIPVAIGLSATGGIAVYLLLHMYNTSLYPSSPMESMLGLLLVPVIGIGSANALLFLFERIFGVYTVLSIDEVNKTDHPLLKHMRDIAPGTWNHSQTVAELASRAAGAIDAWESLASAGGYFHDIGKMNAPELFIENQRNMENPHDSMNPRDSAGKIIAHVKNGVELAEKAKIPRAVIDIIQQHHGVGLTKFFYNKALQESSDPQSVKKSDFSYPGPRPFTIEAALVMLADQTASITKNLTSPDEVAELVAKIVDQKDLEGELDDCHLTRRNLKTIVKVFTSVLESKFYKRVDNYPIGDSND from the coding sequence ATGAAAATAAGAAACATACTTATCGGCAGCCTTATTACTGCTGTGTTCTTAGGCACCTTTTACCTGTTTTTCATGCCTGACCACCATATTATTGATCTTGAGCTTACTATCGGTCAGACTATTCCTAATGATATCGTTGCTCCATTTGATTTTAATCTTCCATACAACGATGAGGAATTCGATGAAATTCGCGATGAAATGCTCGAATCGATTCCTGTACATCTGAAGTACGACGAAACTGTCTGGCAACCCCTGAGAGACAGGCTTTATCCCCTGATGCTTCTGACAACCTACGACTCATCTTTCGCAAGGGGTATGGTTGGGGAACTTTCATCGATTTACGAAGACGGAGTGTTCGACCTTGACAACGTGCGTGAATTCTACAGCGGAGAACAGGCCGTTATCCTGGGTTCCTCCAGCACAGAGGATAGACAGCTTTTCGATCTTAACGAAATAGAGGATGTAAGAGAAATTCTTGAGATAAGAATGGGGAGATGGGATCTTCCCAGCGGTGACCTCAACGAGATATCATCCATTCTTCTGCCCAATCTCATCGTGAACGATTCGTCCAGGCAGGTGAACGCGGAAACCGTCATTGCAGGAATCAGTAATATTGATACAACGATAACTGCGGGAAGTATCCTTCTGAAAGCTAACGAACCGGTGACTTCGAGAACCATCGAATATCTTGACTACCTGAAAAACACTCCTATGGAAAGCCTCTTCTTCAATCATGTTTCATGTCTGTTGCTTCTCGTTATCCTACTAATGGGAGTAGCATTCTTCTACGTTCATGACATCATGCCGGATACATGGGAATCAACCAATCGTTTTCTTCTCCTTGGTGTTATCTGGATAATATCCCTTGCCACAACCGGAACCCTATGGCTGGCGCTTAAGAACAGTACTGGTTATCCCTGTTATACGCTGGTTACATTCGGAGCAGCCATGACCAGTATTTTCTTTCATAGAAGACATGCGATTTTTTTCACCCTGTTCTTCTCTTTACTTCTCGGCCTCGTTCATCCTCATCCCTACTCCGTTGTGCTGATTTCGGCTGTTTCAGGTATTCTGGCTACTCTCACCGTATGGGATGTCAGGGAAAGGCGCAGTATCCCTGTAGCGATAGGTCTGTCGGCTACCGGAGGTATCGCTGTTTATCTTCTTCTTCACATGTATAATACCTCACTCTACCCATCGTCACCAATGGAATCTATGCTGGGGCTTCTGCTTGTTCCCGTTATTGGTATAGGTTCCGCAAATGCGCTTCTTTTCCTTTTCGAACGAATTTTCGGAGTTTACACTGTCCTTTCCATCGATGAAGTGAACAAAACCGACCACCCTCTTCTAAAGCATATGCGGGATATCGCTCCGGGAACATGGAATCACTCGCAGACTGTCGCTGAGCTTGCCAGCCGGGCAGCGGGGGCAATTGATGCCTGGGAATCACTCGCTTCCGCAGGAGGATATTTCCATGACATAGGCAAGATGAATGCCCCTGAGCTTTTCATTGAGAATCAAAGAAACATGGAAAATCCTCATGACAGTATGAACCCTCGGGATAGCGCCGGAAAAATCATCGCACATGTGAAAAATGGAGTGGAGCTCGCGGAAAAGGCAAAGATTCCCCGGGCTGTTATCGATATTATTCAGCAGCATCATGGAGTTGGTCTCACCAAATTCTTCTACAATAAAGCACTTCAGGAATCAAGTGATCCGCAAAGTGTAAAAAAGAGTGACTTTTCATATCCCGGCCCGAGACCCTTTACCATAGAGGCGGCCCTTGTCATGCTTGCGGATCAGACTGCGTCAATCACCAAGAATCTGACCTCTCCCGATGAAGTAGCTGAACTGGTTGCTAAGATTGTAGATCAAAAAGACCTTGAGGGTGAACTTGATGACTGTCACCTTACTCGAAGAAATCTCAAGACAATTGTGAAAGTGTTCACGTCAGTCCTGGAAAGCAAATTTTATAAGAGGGTAGACAATTATCCAATTGGTGATTCAAATGACTGA
- a CDS encoding LysM peptidoglycan-binding domain-containing protein, translating into MKRTIVLALMICLGLASTGLAKTWTAEELSAYSQAQIEAMGNDDIHLQIAYWEWRKAEADVRIAELEPQVLPLREEHAIVDARIAELTSEINALRAEIARLRSAGVRHTILDGECLWTIASYHYNYGDGSQWPLIYERNRDTISDANLIYAGHTLWVPLPMLSSYTVIEGDFLGKIAGFSRVYDDRGMWPQLYEANRDIISDPNLIYPGQVLDITRSASFGGSR; encoded by the coding sequence GTGAAGCGTACAATAGTATTAGCTCTGATGATTTGCCTCGGCCTTGCATCTACGGGTCTTGCCAAGACCTGGACTGCCGAGGAACTTTCTGCTTATTCACAAGCACAAATTGAAGCAATGGGAAACGATGACATTCATCTTCAGATCGCGTACTGGGAATGGAGAAAAGCCGAGGCCGATGTTCGCATAGCCGAGCTTGAGCCTCAGGTTCTTCCTCTCAGAGAAGAACATGCAATCGTTGATGCCAGAATCGCTGAACTCACAAGCGAGATCAACGCCCTCAGGGCCGAAATCGCTCGTTTGCGCAGCGCCGGTGTCCGGCATACCATTCTTGATGGAGAATGTCTCTGGACAATTGCATCCTATCACTACAACTACGGTGATGGTTCACAATGGCCTCTCATCTACGAACGCAACCGCGACACCATCAGTGACGCCAATCTTATCTACGCGGGACATACTCTCTGGGTACCGCTACCGATGCTCAGCAGTTACACCGTTATCGAGGGAGATTTCCTCGGTAAGATTGCTGGATTCAGCAGAGTTTACGACGACAGAGGTATGTGGCCACAGCTTTACGAAGCTAATCGCGACATAATCAGCGATCCTAACCTGATCTACCCTGGACAGGTTCTTGACATCACTCGCTCGGCGAGTTTCGGAGGATCACGCTAG
- a CDS encoding PhoH family protein, producing MHDLSTEEAKIALQRESAARIFGTGDINLRNICKALGIKAIYRDGYLSISGSREAVEKAKAVIVRLEHELKVSGILSDHSINAALCFPGKHDVSLELSVPGRAGRILPKTSGQEEYLRSIRDSEIVFCIGPAGTGKTFLAVASAVSSLTDGEAERIIISRPAVEAGESLGFLPGDLQQKIDPYLKPVYDALDDTLSPERVRRSIDNRIIEVAPLAYMRGRTLNNAFVILDEAQNTTITQLKMFLTRLGYGSRAIITGDITQIDLKPTSSSGLVLIRKILSGIKGIEFTYLDQNDVVRHPLVQRIIAAFERDSDESKEDLQ from the coding sequence GTGCACGATCTTTCAACAGAAGAAGCAAAAATTGCCCTTCAAAGGGAATCCGCAGCCAGAATCTTCGGTACCGGAGACATTAACCTTCGAAATATATGCAAAGCTCTTGGCATTAAAGCTATTTACAGAGACGGATACCTTAGCATCTCCGGCAGCAGAGAAGCGGTGGAGAAGGCAAAAGCCGTTATTGTAAGGCTTGAACATGAGCTTAAAGTCTCCGGCATACTCAGCGATCACAGTATTAATGCCGCATTGTGTTTTCCGGGAAAGCATGACGTATCTCTTGAACTCTCCGTTCCGGGACGTGCGGGGCGAATCCTTCCGAAAACGTCCGGACAGGAAGAATACTTGCGTTCTATAAGAGATTCAGAAATAGTCTTTTGCATAGGTCCAGCCGGTACTGGAAAAACTTTTCTCGCTGTTGCCAGTGCTGTGTCCTCTCTTACTGACGGTGAGGCTGAAAGAATAATTATTTCGAGGCCTGCTGTTGAGGCGGGAGAAAGCCTGGGATTCCTCCCGGGAGATCTCCAGCAAAAGATAGATCCTTATCTGAAACCCGTATATGATGCCCTTGATGACACTCTATCCCCGGAAAGGGTGCGTCGATCAATAGATAACAGGATTATTGAAGTTGCTCCCCTCGCGTATATGAGAGGCAGAACCCTGAACAACGCCTTCGTTATTCTCGATGAGGCTCAGAATACCACCATAACACAGCTCAAGATGTTCCTGACAAGGCTCGGATACGGTTCGAGAGCAATTATAACGGGCGACATCACACAGATAGACCTGAAGCCAACTTCATCATCCGGGCTTGTGTTAATAAGAAAAATCCTTTCAGGTATAAAAGGAATCGAGTTTACATACCTTGACCAGAACGATGTTGTAAGACACCCTCTTGTCCAGAGGATTATTGCGGCTTTTGAACGCGATTCGGACGAAAGCAAAGAGGATCTCCAATGA
- a CDS encoding rRNA maturation RNAse YbeY: MTEISIILENAGFDKDELESLIGNQMDGSVEIVLADPGYLRVLNRKYRHLDKATDVLTFDLALNDEDRPEGTIFVDGRLFPPFEELLERIFHGYLHLKGYSHRNEKDAGIMSRKVDSLVANALRNQAEN; this comes from the coding sequence ATGACTGAAATCAGCATAATCCTTGAGAATGCCGGCTTCGACAAAGATGAGCTTGAGAGCCTGATAGGGAACCAGATGGATGGTTCCGTTGAAATTGTCCTTGCTGACCCGGGTTATCTAAGAGTTCTTAACAGGAAGTACCGTCACCTTGACAAAGCAACTGATGTCCTTACTTTTGATCTGGCTTTAAACGATGAGGACAGACCGGAAGGTACGATTTTCGTTGACGGGCGGCTCTTCCCTCCATTTGAAGAACTTCTTGAAAGGATCTTTCACGGGTATCTGCACCTTAAAGGATATTCCCACCGTAACGAGAAGGATGCTGGCATTATGAGCCGGAAAGTTGATTCTCTTGTTGCAAATGCCCTTAGAAACCAGGCTGAAAATTGA